CCTCCTCATTGCAAGCTCAGATATCTCCCTAACAAATTTCTGGTCAGCAGCATCCAACAAAGGACCTTGAGGAGGTCGAGGTGGCTTAGGAGGCTTTCTAGAGTTTGTCTTTTTATGCTTCTCATTCACATATTGCTTCATTGCAAGATTGCTGTTCTCTCGACTCTCTTCCCCTCTTGAACTGATGTCTATCAACAGCTCTACATTCACATCTGCAGTGTTGCCGTATTTtaccaaattttttatcaaacttACACCATTTTCATCCTTAACTGATCCATCAAAATTCCAAACCTCACTGCCAACCCTACTAAATAGTTTATTTGCCTGTATATTGCCCAAAACAGGGTCCCTGCCTCCATCCTCCTCGCTAGTATTTCCACTACAATTTCCAAGATCTACTTCAAGATCTCTTTCCCTTGAGGAGATTTGATCCATTCAAGctaaatcttttttctttcctctccaCTCCTCCCACTCTTTAGGTTAACTTTTCCACTGCAAAAACAAAGCTCAATGTGTTCATCATATGGATTAATCCTTCACCCAATCCAGGTAGCAAAGGTTGTACATTACAAAGACCTGCCCTCAAAATCATCTACACTGAGTAGGTGAAAAGGGTATTCAAATTCAGGCGGGCAGAAATTTTCAGAGATTGAAACTCCTATTTTCTTTATTGCCTGCCAATTATAAACCCTTTTGCAGATAGCTATGCTTCAGATTGTTCCTGACCATAGCTTCAAAAATAAGTAAAGAAATTCAACTCTTTGGGTCTCCATTATTTATCACCATATAAAAACATCAACCATTTTCTAGAACAATGGAAAAAACCTACAGTTTGAACATTTAATCAGAAAACAGGCTCTTAACACAAAGCAATGCATAAAAATCCTACATTATAATTCAATACAACGCCGAGGAGAAGCCAAATTTAAAATGctctaagaaaacaaaaacaggggaaaaaaaacacGACCTAATCCCCTTGTTTGACCGggaaagggaaggaaaataCTTCAAAAGGCTCAAACAAAGAAGGCCATTACAAGGCATTTCCCTTTCCTTCCTCCCGCtcttttccgggaaccaaacactaaaaatgcccaaaaaaaaatataaaaaaattaaaattaaaacaaaaaatttaaaaatccaGCTGGGTTAATGCCTCTTtgaaattagaagaaaaaaataataataaaataacaataataaagaCATACCGTACCTTTCCGGAGGATGGAGACGAAACCCTAGACTCAATCCACAGACAGACCGAGAGCGCGAGATTAGGACTCAACAAATGTTTTGTTGGTTATCCATTCATAATATCCCCAATTTAGAGCTtcatctttctcttttctttttttttttcttttttttttcaaatattggaattttgttttataCTTTGAAAGACGACAGAGATATGAACTTTTcagatttaaataaatatacttGAGATAGAGTTGACGGTTTGTCGTTTTGGTTGTGTCACCCAATAGCTAAGCCTGTAGCCTGTAAGGCATGGGACGTGTCAGACCGTTGGATCGTTTTTTCTATTCTTGCAGTGGTGTTTATTTGTTAATAATCTTGATTATGGTTTGGATAATCTAAATTTATTGGAGACAGTTAATTTCccaattaaatatgaaaatatcgTTATTTTTGTTCATTCAATTTCAATCCACCCACCAATGGATCACAGCCAGAATGTCGAATCCAagctaaaaaattcaaagagttTCAGGCTATGTTAGGAAATGGATCAAAGTAGAGAAGGCTAACTGCCCATTACATCTCTTTGAGGAGTCTGCGGCCAATTCTGTAGGAGGCGTAAGCATCAATACTTGCATACTCGACTTGCTCATTGCTCAGGATTCTTGCCTCCCAGTTGCTACTGCAAACATGCATCGGCTTCTGCATCAAGAGGCCAACTATCTGGAAGGCAAGATCTTTCAACCCAGGTCTTCTATACCAACGATTAGGCCAAAATGAGCAAGCTAGTGCACGAATGTTACTAGTCTTTTGGCAGTCCAGTTCATATTCATCTCTAAGTTTCATGGCATCGCTCTCAACCTCGACTCCAACAAAAGTTACGGCAGGGTTACTGAGAAAATTCTTGAAGGATTGGGGGATGTAGTCCATGTAGAATAGTTGGAGTATGAGGCACTTGGTGTCTACGCACAGCTGCAGAGTAGCAATTCTGTTGCTGGTTCCACTCAGAAAGGTAGGGCTCCATTCGCAGTCTAGTCCAACTATCATGTCTCCGCCCCTGTAGACTGCTAGGATGGTATTAACCCATGAGTCGACTTCTGATCCTCTGTCAGTTACCGTTGTTTCAATGGCCTTGTTGTCAAAGGAAACCAAGTGGGTGTAAGACATATTTGTAGAATTTGGTTCTAGTGGGGAACTTCAAGGTCCTGTATATACAGATATGCAGCCGTGGAAGATGAAGAGAGTGCATTTACTTGACTTGGAAAGCCCAAAAGGCAGGTGGGTCATTCAAGTTGTGATCTGTTTCAATGATGGAAATAAATCCAGGGAATGTAAATAGtcattggaaatttggaattaaCGCTTGGATTTTTGAGACATTTAGTATACTAGCAAACATTCTATTAGAGTTGCATTTTAGGTGGAGATATTAAGCATAATAAGGTACATTCAATTAAGAGTGCAATTTAGGTGGGTTGATGGATCCCACCTTTGTTTGAATCCGAATCTAACCCAACCAACTCAGatttaatttaaacttaaaaaataagattgaatCGGATTTGGGTTTAGTAATTAAAGTTAGAGATAATATTGGGTTGAGATTCAgttaattgtttcttaatttagGTTAGATTCGAATTAACCATCATCTTGATCAACTTTCAAAGTTGCAGCCCAacattcaataataaaataagttgaaCTACATTGGTGGGGTTCAATCTGTGACATCAGATACATAGCCCTCTGTTTGTTGATATCAGCTTACTGAATTGCTTTTGTTCATATACTTAAAACATTTGATTACAAACACCAACCCAAAGCCAGATAAACAATTCTACATATTCAGATCTTATCGAGTAACTTGATGCCAATCCTGTGCACAGAATAAGAATCAATACAAGCTTGTTCAATTTGCCGCTCATCAAGTAGCTTTGATTCCCAATCACCACAGCAACCATTCTTGGGTTTCCACATACGAAGCTTGGCCACTTTATATGCAAGAGCTTTCAGACCAGTTTTTCCACTGAAACCAAGAGGAAAACTCCTGCTAGCCAATTCATGAACATCAGCTGCGTCAGTACACCAAAGACCATACTCACCCCAAAGCCTGAGTACATTCTCCTCAACCTCAACCCCAACAAAAGTAATGTCAGGATTACTAAGAAAACTCTTGAGGGATTTGGGTATGTAGTCCATATAGAGCAACTGAAGTATGAGACACTTGCTGCCTACACACAACTGCATGGTTGCAGTTCTGCCACCCATCGATGTAATGGGATGAGGCCTCCTTTTACAGAAGCCTATTATAAGGTGTTGACCTCGGTACATTGAGAGAATTTGATGCACCCAATCATCTGCTATGGAAGCTTTATTTGTGGCTGTTGTTTCTATGAGGTTGCCACAGAAGGAGACATGGTGTTCGTATCTCATTCTCCTGTTCTACTGTTGATTTATCTTCTTGTATTCCAGTCATTATGAGCACTTGTGCATAGAAGCTAATAGGGTGCTGTGACCGACATGGGCAGGTCGGAAGGCAGAGTAACGGTTCTGCCATCCACAAGTTCCCAAGTTCATCAATTAGTGGCATGATTGTTTCGATTACGAGTTACAACTTACAAGAAATTAGGGCCTGCTCGGCCAcggttttttaaaacagaatTTTCCATTCACCagcaagaaaatagaaaattttgtttaatgttttcggaaaatatttataagttattatttatttatttattttacttacttttcaagattatgtttaaaaattatttaaatacgaagaataattaaatataaaattatttttaaaacataaaaaatgagttaaaacatttcaagttttaaaacaaaattttattttacaaacattaaaaaattgtttttcaaaatggtttttctttttataatatcattttattttatgaaattatttaactaaaacACGCCTTTTCGTTGacattaaaaaaagtattttatgtggtatctttttaaaaaataaaaagtaaaaaaaacatataaaaaaaatccacccAAGTGTTTTTAACTTCCCGCCATTGAGGACCCAAAGTTTTCTCTTCTGTTATTTAGAGCAATAACACAtgcaaaaacagaaaatagatCGAGCACATGCTAGTTTACTTTCAATGTGAGAATTTTCACTATGAAACACATCTCAAGACTAATATCACTCTTTTATTTTGACATATCCTCACCCTTTCCCCCCTCGGGTCAGATGCATGTGATGCCAATACCATACAAAAAAGCTACCAGGTTGATCTACCCGTAGTCATATGCTTATTAAGCCATATATGAAGATTTGAACCACTACCCTTTGGTTTACAGGATAACCTTAGTTATCACAAGATATgcaattgatttttgtttttacttttagtatttttcatgCAAGTATCTTTTCTATAAGTAATTTTGAGGAAATCATCTAtcagatgtttttttttcataaaacattacaagcgatttttatttttatttttaaatatttttaaaattttatcaaaacgcttggtttttctttacaaaCGTTTTAGTAAAGGAGATTCCAGCTTCATCTTAACGCAACAATGGAGGACTTGTTGCCCTCTTTTTGCAAGGAAGATCAAAAGGCAGTTGGCATTATGTTCTCTACGATTTTCCTAGTGCTTGcatccatttttttcttgtccTTTACTCCCTTCTTCTTATCTTGTTGTGAAGTAAGAAATTAATCCACCAAGAAAGATATTAATTGCCAACATCAACTCATTAGAATAATATTTGGAATGCCCAAATCATCCAAGAGCATTATTAACAAGCTACCTATGAGCATTAATTCTTCTGTTATGACCGTCCTCTCAACCTTTGCATGGCCAATTTTAACCTTTCTGTTGCGCAGGAGTACATTCTCTTTCCTAGTCTTGAATCATCCTCTTAACCTTAACCCCAACTGTAAGCAAATGGTGTTTAatcataaaacattttttccaTTCCAATCTTCAGTTGCTTTATATGATACTGCAACACCTTCTGCACGCAAGCTTCAAGAGTACTGCAACTCTCTCTCTGATTACCGGGTGAGTTCCCTTCTAATGACATGTTCTCTATGGTCATGAATGAGGAAACTCAAGCCACCAGCAGAAAGAATAATAAGAACTGTATAGTTTTGAAGCGATTCCGGAGAAGAGTCAGGAATCGGCTGAACAGGCACAAATCTGTGGTGTGCCCTTAACAGCACCACAAAAATTATACTTACCACATCTGGTACGGCAATGGTACTGCCTAGAAAAGTAGTTAATTTAACTGCAGAGTGATTCAGGATTCTCAACCTACTAACTACTATCCGTATGCTCAATGACAATGCAATAGTGAAATCTGTTTGGCCAATCAAGTCATATTTGATACGAGCTTGGGAAAAGATTTGGTGACCCAAGACATACCTCTCTCCAAAGGAAGCATATTCTTTGTTCCTGAAAGGCTTACTGGGCATTACTTTCTAGTTCCGTGCCAACCAAGCATCCAAATTATAGTGATGAccaagaaaatttgaaacaagtGCAAAACCATCATCTACGAACATTCAGTGCTCCGATGTGGAACTTAAATATCATAGacatgaagaaaaaacaaacgaTTAACCTTGAATTCAACGATTAGTACTCCAAACCAATGAGCAGTGTCTTTGGTCCTACTCTGATAATTGATGTGAAATCTCCACGACTAACAAAGTTGTAACTTTAAAACAATACCAGCCTAACAAATAAGCTAAAATAATTTGTCTGCAAAGAAATTTGAACAAAAGAACACCAAATTGAGAAGGAAAGAACTGTACCAACGGAATTTGatgtttgtcattttctttcataagccCAAAAACATAACCGAGCATACCTAAATTTGGGGCTCCCCTGTGCATTACTCGTACCCAATCAAGATCTGGACCCTGAAAATTTTTGGATTGAAATTTTAAGCTAATGCATAATAAGCCATAAAGATAAGTCTTATGTCTCCCACCCATGCCCAGACAAAAACCTACTAAATTTACACAAGCTGCCCATTTCTCTATGCACTGTGCAACAACTGCAATGGTGTGTATCATAGAAAATGCGTAAAGGATTTTGATAAAGCTTGCCATCTAAACCCCCACCCCTGGAACCATATCTCATGTACTGTGAACCTTATCACAAAATTGGACAATGAGAGCAGGCCTTCAATGCTTTAGGACAaccaaaagagaaataaattacaatttctTAACTTGATGTAAGGATGTGACTCACCAAACTTAATTCCAAAATACCAATTTAGTATCGGTGGTAAGCTTTCCCAAAATCTTCTCTCCTTTGACGCTGAAACTCGCTGTAAGTATCATGAGGCCTTGAAGGAGGATAGTTTTCCACAGGGTTCGGGTACCTGCCCCTTGAATCCATAGGTATATTGGCTCCAGCATAATGAGGATTGGCAGAGGAACCATCATAATCAGAATAACTGGCCTGCTTATAGCCACCAAAACCTGAACTGGACATCTGTTGACGTGCCCGTTGGTGTTGCCTTTGGGCATCAAGTTCAAGAAATTCCTCCCACTGCTTTGCATGCGTGCCCCTTAAGATAGCTAGTTTCTTCATGTAATTCTCTCTCATTTCCCTAACAGCCTTGAATCCATAAAACCAGTTTGTCAGAAAACAAATTTCTTAATCAATACAACAAACAGCTAAGATGGCATCTTGATGCCCCCATGTTCCATAAAGGAGAGTGAACATGGCAACTCATGATGACAAGTTTTTGTCT
Above is a genomic segment from Vitis riparia cultivar Riparia Gloire de Montpellier isolate 1030 chromosome 7, EGFV_Vit.rip_1.0, whole genome shotgun sequence containing:
- the LOC117917774 gene encoding uncharacterized protein LOC117917774 isoform X2 — encoded protein: MDQISSRERDLEVDLGNCSGNTSEEDGGRDPVLGNIQANKLFSRVGSEVWNFDGSVKDENGVSLIKNLVKYGNTADVNVELLIDISSRGEESRENSNLAMKQYVNEKHKKTNSRKPPKPPRPPQGPLLDAADQKFVREISELAMRRRARIERIKELKKKKAAKASSMSSSSLSAMIITFLFFIIILFQGICSRASSHEGFQGSPEPVVNSRKSLISVQYYKNLPPNEGNEPGSNSLKFQ
- the LOC117917774 gene encoding uncharacterized protein LOC117917774 isoform X1, whose translation is MDQISSRERDLEVDLGNCSGNTSEEDGGRDPVLGNIQANKLFSRVGSEVWNFDGSVKDENGVSLIKNLVKYGNTADVNVELLIDISSRGEESRENSNLAMKQYVNEKHKKTNSRKPPKPPRPPQGPLLDAADQKFVREISELAMRRRARIERIKELKKKKAAKASSMSSSSLSAMIITFLFFIIILFQGICSRASSHEGFQGSPEPVVNSRKSLISVQYYKNLPPNEGNEPGSNSLNSVEQQVSGLKKILDRVYG
- the LOC117918206 gene encoding Werner Syndrome-like exonuclease, with the translated sequence MSYTHLVSFDNKAIETTVTDRGSEVDSWVNTILAVYRGGDMIVGLDCEWSPTFLSGTSNRIATLQLCVDTKCLILQLFYMDYIPQSFKNFLSNPAVTFVGVEVESDAMKLRDEYELDCQKTSNIRALACSFWPNRWYRRPGLKDLAFQIVGLLMQKPMHVCSSNWEARILSNEQVEYASIDAYASYRIGRRLLKEM
- the LOC117919453 gene encoding uncharacterized protein LOC117919453, whose protein sequence is MRYEHHVSFCGNLIETTATNKASIADDWVHQILSMYRGQHLIIGFCKRRPHPITSMGGRTATMQLCVGSKCLILQLLYMDYIPKSLKSFLSNPDITFVGVEVEENVLRLWGEYGLWCTDAADVHELASRSFPLGFSGKTGLKALAYKVAKLRMWKPKNGCCGDWESKLLDERQIEQACIDSYSVHRIGIKLLDKI